From a region of the SAR202 cluster bacterium genome:
- a CDS encoding phosphatase PAP2 family protein: protein MRITCGRSSAPWSRGGSMARLDEQLFLWINGFVGRWPVFDGAMKVIVSDYFVPVVMFLCLLGLWFAVRDPASRLAHQKAVITVIATVLIANFAIEVMNDFYFRPRPFVDNPVSLLFYKPTDSSFPANSAASAFAIAGTIWAVNKKIGAALAVLAFMFAFARVYAGVHYPLDVTGGALIGMAAAMLTTWVKEFTDPFLTKLIKVARALCLA, encoded by the coding sequence ATGCGAATTACCTGCGGGCGCTCAAGCGCACCATGGAGCAGAGGAGGAAGCATGGCGCGGCTTGATGAGCAGCTATTCCTCTGGATAAACGGCTTCGTGGGGCGCTGGCCTGTTTTTGACGGCGCAATGAAGGTGATCGTAAGCGATTACTTTGTGCCGGTGGTGATGTTCCTCTGCCTGCTCGGGCTGTGGTTCGCTGTTCGCGACCCCGCCTCCAGGCTGGCACACCAGAAGGCCGTCATAACTGTTATCGCCACAGTGCTTATCGCCAATTTTGCCATAGAGGTCATGAACGACTTCTACTTCAGGCCGCGGCCGTTCGTGGATAACCCGGTCTCGCTGCTGTTCTACAAGCCCACGGACTCTTCCTTCCCTGCGAATTCCGCGGCGTCCGCATTTGCCATTGCGGGGACGATTTGGGCCGTGAACAAGAAGATCGGCGCGGCGCTGGCGGTGTTGGCATTTATGTTCGCATTCGCCCGGGTATACGCAGGCGTGCACTACCCGCTGGACGTAACCGGCGGCGCGCTGATTGGAATGGCGGCGGCAATGCTCACAACGTGGGTGAAGGAGTTTACGGACCCGTTCCTGACGAAGTTGATAAAGGTTGCTCGGGCGCTCTGCCTCGCATAA
- a CDS encoding CDP-alcohol phosphatidyltransferase family protein produces the protein MSAVARGLSRVGLTPNALTLIGLGIAGLAAYLTAIGQLAAGGAVVLFAGAFDMLDGAVARLTGKASNFGALFDSVIDRASEAVVLLGVLLFYLDTGNNWGAALAYVTFGGSVMVSYVRARAEGLGIECKVGIMTRPERVILTGAGLIAAQFWAPAITIVLGVIAVLTIFTTIQRIMVVEQQQASKREG, from the coding sequence CTGAGTGCAGTGGCCCGCGGTCTTAGCAGAGTAGGGCTGACGCCGAATGCCCTGACGCTCATCGGTCTTGGGATCGCCGGCTTGGCTGCCTACCTCACCGCAATTGGCCAGCTTGCAGCGGGCGGCGCCGTGGTGCTATTTGCCGGCGCCTTCGACATGCTGGACGGCGCTGTCGCGCGCCTCACGGGCAAGGCCAGCAACTTCGGCGCCCTGTTCGATTCCGTAATCGACCGCGCATCAGAGGCGGTCGTGCTGCTGGGCGTCCTGCTCTTCTACCTGGACACCGGTAATAACTGGGGGGCGGCCCTGGCATACGTAACCTTCGGCGGCTCGGTTATGGTCAGCTATGTCCGCGCACGGGCCGAGGGGCTAGGCATCGAATGCAAGGTGGGTATCATGACGAGGCCGGAGCGAGTCATCCTGACCGGCGCGGGGCTGATAGCCGCGCAGTTCTGGGCGCCGGCGATCACAATCGTTCTTGGAGTCATCGCCGTCCTGACAATCTTCACAACCATCCAGCGCATTATGGTGGTGGAGCAGCAGCAGGCGTCCAAACGCGAGGGGTAA
- a CDS encoding branched-chain amino acid transaminase codes for MPESLAYFRGNYVPLSDARVSIMTHALHYGTAVFEGIRGNWNQDHGKTYAFRMKEHYERFLQGCKILMLKIPYNADQLCDITCELIKRSGYKQDIYIRPIAYKSQELVANLKLHEIESDFALIIVPFGAYLKADGAIRCCTSSWRRIDDTIIPPRVKIAGHYVNSILAKTEAVLAGFDEAIFMNQDGSVSEGAGENLFMVSKGVLYTPLVADNNLVGITRDSVWTIAERELGMKVVERSIRRSELYLADEVFLTGTAAHVTPVGSLDNRPIGSGEMGPVTKAIREMYLGLIKGSNPKYLGWCMPVIPG; via the coding sequence ATGCCGGAGTCCCTCGCCTATTTCCGAGGCAACTATGTCCCCCTTTCAGACGCCAGGGTAAGCATCATGACCCATGCCCTGCACTACGGCACGGCAGTTTTCGAAGGCATCAGGGGCAACTGGAACCAGGACCACGGGAAAACGTACGCGTTCAGGATGAAAGAGCACTACGAACGCTTCCTGCAGGGCTGCAAGATTCTCATGCTCAAAATCCCTTACAACGCGGACCAGCTTTGCGATATCACCTGTGAGCTCATCAAGCGCTCCGGCTACAAGCAAGACATCTACATACGCCCAATCGCTTATAAGAGCCAGGAGCTCGTGGCGAACCTCAAGCTCCACGAAATCGAGAGCGACTTCGCGCTGATTATCGTGCCGTTCGGAGCGTATCTGAAGGCCGACGGCGCAATCAGGTGCTGCACCTCTTCCTGGAGGCGCATCGATGATACGATCATCCCGCCCCGCGTGAAGATCGCCGGCCACTACGTCAACAGCATCCTGGCGAAGACGGAGGCGGTGCTGGCGGGCTTCGACGAGGCGATATTCATGAACCAGGACGGCAGCGTCTCCGAGGGAGCTGGCGAAAACCTGTTCATGGTCTCAAAGGGCGTCCTCTACACGCCGCTGGTGGCCGATAATAACCTGGTGGGGATCACGCGTGATTCCGTATGGACTATCGCTGAGAGGGAGCTCGGCATGAAGGTGGTGGAGCGCAGCATCCGCCGCAGCGAACTCTACCTGGCGGATGAGGTCTTCCTCACCGGCACCGCGGCGCACGTGACGCCGGTGGGCTCACTGGACAACCGTCCGATAGGCTCCGGCGAGATGGGTCCGGTCACGAAGGCTATTCGAGAGATGTACCTCGGCCTAATCAAGGGGAGCAACCCGAAATACCTTGGGTGGTGCATGCCGGTTATCCCCGGATAG
- a CDS encoding glutaredoxin gives MAILQQKDREAVQRRLDAEMVNEVTLTLYTQANLGIYVPGRECQYCGPAEQLLDELAGLSTKLALKKVDVHKSTQGVRDSGIERIPAIVIGRGDSENARFYGMPMGLEFASFLDSIISASREQTALKADTKEKLAALEGLDEYVHIRVFVTPTCGYCPGMVRMAHNMAFESGKVLADVIEVQEFPELAQHYDVRSVPKTVINDSIELLGMVPEEMLVKGIYHAIGIDVFEDEGEEQQAGEDAAETPQTTTAI, from the coding sequence ATGGCAATTCTTCAGCAGAAGGACAGGGAAGCCGTCCAGCGGAGGCTGGACGCGGAGATGGTCAACGAAGTTACCCTCACACTGTACACGCAGGCGAACCTTGGCATTTACGTGCCCGGTAGAGAGTGCCAGTATTGCGGGCCGGCTGAACAACTACTGGATGAGCTTGCCGGCCTGTCAACGAAGCTGGCCCTCAAAAAGGTGGATGTTCACAAGAGCACCCAGGGCGTCCGCGATAGCGGCATCGAGCGCATTCCCGCGATCGTCATCGGCCGCGGGGACAGTGAAAACGCGCGCTTCTACGGCATGCCGATGGGGCTGGAGTTCGCATCGTTCCTGGACTCCATCATCTCCGCCTCCAGGGAGCAGACAGCTCTGAAGGCTGACACCAAGGAGAAGCTCGCGGCGCTGGAAGGGCTAGACGAATACGTGCATATTCGCGTCTTCGTCACCCCCACCTGCGGGTATTGCCCGGGCATGGTCCGCATGGCGCACAATATGGCCTTTGAGTCCGGCAAGGTGCTGGCGGACGTTATCGAAGTGCAGGAGTTCCCTGAGCTGGCGCAGCACTACGACGTCCGAAGCGTGCCCAAAACGGTCATCAACGACAGCATAGAGCTGCTGGGAATGGTGCCGGAGGAGATGCTGGTCAAGGGCATCTATCACGCTATAGGGATAGACGTTTTCGAAGATGAAGGCGAAGAGCAGCAGGCCGGCGAGGACGCTGCGGAGACGCCTCAAACGACGACCGCGATATAG